In Deltaproteobacteria bacterium, the following proteins share a genomic window:
- a CDS encoding PaaI family thioesterase: MPEKISLTLSNDELSTFLAGFNELAFVRAFGVKVYLLDECHVRSVIDPLSENHRGGIQSSAVNGGVMASMFDLALGMPGLLRAQPDLRTATVQLSMSFMKAVRGNKLEVVSWIARAGAGLLFTEAELRDEAGEVCASALGVVRMLEGHSEQRRF, from the coding sequence ATGCCTGAGAAGATTTCGCTCACCCTCTCCAACGACGAGCTGTCCACCTTCCTCGCCGGGTTCAACGAGCTCGCGTTCGTGCGCGCCTTCGGCGTGAAGGTCTACCTGCTCGACGAGTGCCACGTGCGCTCGGTGATCGATCCGCTCAGCGAGAACCACCGCGGGGGCATCCAGAGCTCGGCCGTCAACGGCGGCGTGATGGCCAGCATGTTCGACCTCGCGCTGGGCATGCCTGGCCTGCTGCGCGCCCAGCCGGACTTGCGCACCGCGACCGTGCAGCTCTCCATGAGCTTCATGAAGGCCGTGCGCGGCAACAAGCTCGAGGTCGTCTCGTGGATCGCGCGCGCGGGCGCGGGGCTCCTCTTCACCGAGGCGGAGCTGCGCGACGAGGCAGGCGAGGTCTGCGCCTCGGCGCTCGGCGTGGTGCGCATGCTCGAAGGCCACTCCGAGCAGCGGCGGTTTTGA